One genomic window of Daphnia pulex isolate KAP4 chromosome 12, ASM2113471v1 includes the following:
- the LOC124209829 gene encoding uncharacterized protein LOC124209829 isoform X10, with translation MKSDAYVLVTGLMIAALASLPEVQSQDCVFISEMQVIIPSGETESVTIDETEQKDKVILSLTTSSGNVSCLDEGTPFSKYIEYLHTANTNLKFSIKKEIGDDLDDGNVNKEGVLLGRCTLSCPQVTVPTLLFIAVTITPVNTQSPKFNASSVELTLDENFPKGLDFSYLIVEALGGPLTVSDKDLPSQNLKFGVSDERFKVLENETKRTEYNDTQGYLRFTYEPRIAVKSQLNSSESPITFNLIATDTGNPSKESLFPITVNIVPQDVRDPEFEKPYYTSAIPDSSFTGILPVKPNILARDGDTIIDIQLRYEIVDKGGLNVKLKNTQPDKGVPIEIELTTAVEGTPTDKMRYIVIKAIQTDDDSRSETVALAVELPQAVVTTTTITSTLATCPPPTCPTSTTPSETTTTPSCTTPITTPTTQQTCASCPPCTTVSTDISTSCPTFDPTTDCPTATCPTTTAPPADSTVHFEKQQYASEILENSPVNTFIVELSATTTTSNEKPEYSLESYDAKYFQVDPKTGIVTTAQSLPVGDYLVDAIAQIPSGDKDRARIVISVVAGISCNGTQFGSPLYDFPVAERTTGIVGHVDLRSTDTNTDDYTLSISSCSPPSMTDSFDVNQNGDVVVVSPFNWTNDRTRIVLTISAENLVNARMTPISTIVNIDVLDINEAPQFTSYGSSLLIGYPDRTYFDPSVQMPLITVKAYDGDQVENATLTYHVMNEFEVFDMDLLAGSLFVKGVDTLNWETSRTVQIAARDKHGLQGTLNITVKPLSDNFITLMNAKSQSDSLTDETVATDMSRILGCQVVVLRMEKSPALSARVTPSALEGYNYKITLYALNKTTFITRDEFTQKFNQANVAGLNWTVDENLGLSAPQEYQVESKIDTLSQEVQSYTIATAVLGALLGLALVAVVVYLVYVKKFKAERPWSKAVGAASLDVDKKHWDQRSFARSSVQDDEASEGQVDIYNREFYGETFKASSTPVIRFSIEKPVVDKTVQPTQTKTVEEEAYCPPTPLPKKSILKDPNSTTDKSSKQKTNVESKLEDTAGVKFSPTPEVIQVAATASEIQEVDLDKSNKDDDDDEFLIEEF, from the exons atgAAAAGTGACGCTTACGTTTTGGTAACGGGACTGATGATTGCTGCCCTCGCCAGTCTGCCGGAAGTCCAGTCTCAAG ATTGCGTTTTCATTTCTGAGATGCAGGTCATAATACCGTCGGGAGAGACGGAGAGTGTGACAATCGATGAAACTGaacaaaaagacaaagttATTTTGAGTCTAACAACTTCTTCTGGAA ACGTTAGTTGCTTGGATGAAGGAACTCCTTTCTCTAAATATATTGAATATTTGCACACTGCAAATACCAATTTGAAATTCTccataaaaaaggaaattggtgACGACCTTGACGACGGCAACGTAAATAAG GAAGGGGTATTGCTAGGACGGTGTACACTGTCCTGTCCCCAAGTAACCGTCCCCACCTTATTATTT ATCGCTGTCACCATTACTCCTGTAAATACCCAATCGCCAAAGTTCAATGCCAGTTCAGTAGAATTGACTTTGGACGAAAATTTTCCTAAAGGGTTAGACTTTAGTTATCTAATTGTTGAAGCCCTTGGTGGACCGCTTACCGTCTCTGACAAAGATCTCCCTTCTCAAAATCTTAAATTTGGTGTCAGCGATGAGCGATTCAAAGTATTGGAGAACGAGACGAAACGCACAGAGTACAATGATACGCAAGGCTATCTACGATTCACGTATGAGCCTCGCATTGCTGTCAAGTCACAGTTAAATTCGTCTGAAAGTCCAATTACATTCAACTTAATTGCAACG GACACAGGGAATCCTTCAAAGGAAAGTCTATTCCCCATTACAGTGAATATAGTTCCTCAAGATGTCCGTGATCCCGAGTTTGAAAAGCCCTATTATACGTCCGCCATCCCGGATTCTTCA TTCACAGGAATTCTTCCGGTAAAACCTAATATTCTCGCTAGAGACGGAGATACAATAATCGACATCCAACTACGTTATGAAATTGTCGATAAAG gTGGGCTCAAcgttaaactaaaaaacacgCAACCCGATAAAGGAGTTCCcatagaaattgaattaactaCAGCAGTGGAAGGAACACCAACCGACAAAATGCGATACATCGTGATTAAA GCAATACAAACCGATGATGACAGTCGGTCCGAAACGGTCGCCCTTGCCGTCGAACTTCCACAAGCCGTGGTAACTACGACTACGATAACGTCAACGTTGGCAACTTGCCCACCACCAACTTGCCCGACGTCTACCACACCAAGTGAGACTACGACTACACCATCGTGTACAACTCCGATTACTACTCCTACCACCCAACAAACTTGTGCATCCTGTCCGCCGTGCACCACAGTATCTACCGACATCTCAACATCCTGCCCGACATTCGATCCGACTACTGACTGTCCAACAG CGACGTGCCCCACTACAACCGCACCGCCAGCGGATTCTACGGTCCACttcgaaaaacaacaatatgCGTCTGAAATCTTAGAAAATTCTCCGGTGAACACCTTTATTGTCGAGCTAAGTGCCACGACCACCACGTCCAATGAAAAACCGGAATACAGTTTGGAAA gttacgacgcaaaatattttcaagttgatCCCAAAACGGGAATTGTCACGACCGCCCAATCTCTTCCAGTCGGCGATTACCTTGTGGACGCCATCGCTCAAATTCCTAGCGGTGACAAGGATCGTGCTCGG ATCGTCATCTCGGTGGTTGCGGGGATCTCGTGCAATGGGACCCAGTTCGGCTCGCCTCTCTACGACTTCCCGGTTGCGGAACGCACGACAGGAATAGTCGGTCACGTTGATTTGCGATCGACCGATACCAATACTGACGACTACACCCTGTCTATCAGTTCGTGCAGCCCCCCGTCCATGACAG attCTTTCGACGTCAACCAAAATGGAGACGTAGTTGTTGTGAGTCCGTTCAATTGGACAAACGACAGGACGCGCATCGTTCTGACAATATCGGCCGAAAATCTAGTCAATGCTAGGATGACCCCCATTTCGACTATCGTCAACATCGACGTGTTGGATATCAACGAAGCGCCGCAATTCACCAGTTACGGTTCTTCTCTCCTGATTGGCTATCCGGACCGGACCTATTTCGATCCTTCTGTCCAAATGCCACTCATCACAGTCAAA GCGTACGATGGTGACCAAGTAGAAAATGCCACTCTGACTTATCACGTCATGAACGAATTCGAAGTCTTCGACATGGATTTGCTGGCAGGTTCTCTGTTTGTCAAAGGCGTCGATACTTTAAATTGGGAAACGAGCCGCACCGTTCAAATCGCCGCCAGGGATAAACACGGTCTGCAGGGGACTCTCAACATAACT GTCAAACCGTTGAGCGATAATTTCATCACGCTAATGAATGCCAAAAGTCAATCAGATTCCCTGACAGATGAGACGGTGGCCACTGATATGAGCCGCATTCTCGGGTGTCAGGTAGTCGTGTTACGTATGGAAAAGAGTCCCGCACTTTCTGCTCGTGTCACGCCATCAGCACTCGAAGGTTACAACTACAAAATAACTCTTTACGCCCTTAATAAAACGACATTTATCACGAGAGACGAATTCACTCA aaaattcaatcaagCAAATGTTGCGGGATTAAACTGGACCGTGGACGAGAATTTAGGTCTTTCTGCCCCGCAAGAATACCAAGTCGAATCGAAGATCGACACCTTGTCTCAAGAAGTGCAAAGTTACACGATCGCCACCGCCGTCTTGGGCGCATTGCTCGGCTTGGCCCTGGTTGCCGTCGTCGTCTACTTGGTTTACGTCAAGAAATT CAAGGCGGAACGTCCTTGGAGCAAAGCTGTCGGAGCCGCATCATTGGACGTAGACAAGAAACACTGGGACCAGCGATC GTTTGCTCGATCGAGCGTTCAAGATGATGAAGCATCCGAAGGGCAGGTCGATATCTACAACAG GGAATTTTATGGGGAAACCTTCAAAGCTTCATCGACACCCGTCATTCGCTTCAGTATAGAAAAACCTGTTGTTGATAAAACTGTGCAACCGACTCAGACAAAGACTGTCGAAGAGGAAGCGTACTGTCCACCGACCCCACTGCCGAAGAAAAGCATTTTAAAAGATCCGAACAGCACCACGGATAAGAGCAGcaaacag AAAACGAATGTCGAGAGCAAGTTAGAGGACACTGCTGGCGTCAAGTTCAGTCCGACTCCGGAAGTGATTCAAGTGGCGGCAACAGCGTCTGAAATCCAAGAGGTTGACCTCGATAAGAGCaacaaagacgacgacgacgacgagttctTGATTGAAGAGTTCtaa
- the LOC124209829 gene encoding mucin-3A-like isoform X6 — protein MKSDAYVLVTGLMIAALASLPEVQSQDCVFISEMQVIIPSGETESVTIDETEQKDKVILSLTTSSGNVSCLDEGTPFSKYIEYLHTANTNLKFSIKKEIGDDLDDGNVNKEGVLLGRCTLSCPQVTVPTLLFIAVTITPVNTQSPKFNASSVELTLDENFPKGLDFSYLIVEALGGPLTVSDKDLPSQNLKFGVSDERFKVLENETKRTEYNDTQGYLRFTYEPRIAVKSQLNSSESPITFNLIATDTGNPSKESLFPITVNIVPQDVRDPEFEKPYYTSAIPDSSFTGILPVKPNILARDGDTIIDIQLRYEIVDKGGLNVKLKNTQPDKGVPIEIELTTAVEGTPTDKMRYIVIKAIQTDDDSRSETVALAVELPQAVVTTTTITSTLATCPPPTCPTSTTPSTSSSSNCPACPVTTESVTTCPTECPTCPSECPTTPECLTTQTECPTYPTVPTTCPTIACPTENTPVTSSPTTPSPPTSTDSTSCPIVTCPAPNTTTSPLICDCTTTPVAATCPTTTAPPADSTVHFEKQQYASEILENSPVNTFIVELSATTTTSNEKPEYSLEKGYDAKYFQVDPKTGIVTTAQSLPVGDYLVDAIAQIPSGDKDRARIVISVVAGISCNGTQFGSPLYDFPVAERTTGIVGHVDLRSTDTNTDDYTLSISSCSPPSMTDSFDVNQNGDVVVVSPFNWTNDRTRIVLTISAENLVNARMTPISTIVNIDVLDINEAPQFTSYGSSLLIGYPDRTYFDPSVQMPLITVKAYDGDQVENATLTYHVMNEFEVFDMDLLAGSLFVKGVDTLNWETSRTVQIAARDKHGLQGTLNITVKPLSDNFITLMNAKSQSDSLTDETVATDMSRILGCQVVVLRMEKSPALSARVTPSALEGYNYKITLYALNKTTFITRDEFTQKFNQANVAGLNWTVDENLGLSAPQEYQVESKIDTLSQEVQSYTIATAVLGALLGLALVAVVVYLVYVKKFKAERPWSKAVGAASLDVDKKHWDQRSFARSSVQDDEASEGQVDIYNREFYGETFKASSTPVIRFSIEKPVVDKTVQPTQTKTVEEEAYCPPTPLPKKSILKDPNSTTDKSSKQKTNVESKLEDTAGVKFSPTPEVIQVAATASEIQEVDLDKSNKDDDDDEFLIEEF, from the exons atgAAAAGTGACGCTTACGTTTTGGTAACGGGACTGATGATTGCTGCCCTCGCCAGTCTGCCGGAAGTCCAGTCTCAAG ATTGCGTTTTCATTTCTGAGATGCAGGTCATAATACCGTCGGGAGAGACGGAGAGTGTGACAATCGATGAAACTGaacaaaaagacaaagttATTTTGAGTCTAACAACTTCTTCTGGAA ACGTTAGTTGCTTGGATGAAGGAACTCCTTTCTCTAAATATATTGAATATTTGCACACTGCAAATACCAATTTGAAATTCTccataaaaaaggaaattggtgACGACCTTGACGACGGCAACGTAAATAAG GAAGGGGTATTGCTAGGACGGTGTACACTGTCCTGTCCCCAAGTAACCGTCCCCACCTTATTATTT ATCGCTGTCACCATTACTCCTGTAAATACCCAATCGCCAAAGTTCAATGCCAGTTCAGTAGAATTGACTTTGGACGAAAATTTTCCTAAAGGGTTAGACTTTAGTTATCTAATTGTTGAAGCCCTTGGTGGACCGCTTACCGTCTCTGACAAAGATCTCCCTTCTCAAAATCTTAAATTTGGTGTCAGCGATGAGCGATTCAAAGTATTGGAGAACGAGACGAAACGCACAGAGTACAATGATACGCAAGGCTATCTACGATTCACGTATGAGCCTCGCATTGCTGTCAAGTCACAGTTAAATTCGTCTGAAAGTCCAATTACATTCAACTTAATTGCAACG GACACAGGGAATCCTTCAAAGGAAAGTCTATTCCCCATTACAGTGAATATAGTTCCTCAAGATGTCCGTGATCCCGAGTTTGAAAAGCCCTATTATACGTCCGCCATCCCGGATTCTTCA TTCACAGGAATTCTTCCGGTAAAACCTAATATTCTCGCTAGAGACGGAGATACAATAATCGACATCCAACTACGTTATGAAATTGTCGATAAAG gTGGGCTCAAcgttaaactaaaaaacacgCAACCCGATAAAGGAGTTCCcatagaaattgaattaactaCAGCAGTGGAAGGAACACCAACCGACAAAATGCGATACATCGTGATTAAA GCAATACAAACCGATGATGACAGTCGGTCCGAAACGGTCGCCCTTGCCGTCGAACTTCCACAAGCCGTGGTAACTACGACTACGATAACGTCAACGTTGGCAACTTGCCCACCACCAACTTGCCCGACGTCTACCACACCAA GTACTAGCAGTAGTAGCAATTGTCCGGCTTGTCCGGTAACAACCGAGTCGGTAACAACCTGTCCGACAGAGTGCCCAACCTGTCCGTCAGAGTGCCCAACTACTCCAGAGTGTTTAACCACTCAGACAGAGTGTCCAACCTATCCAACAGTTCCGACAACGTGTCCAACGATTGCGTGTCCAACAGAAAATACCCCCGTTACATCTTCACCTACTACACCAAGCCCACCGACCAGTACAG ATTCAACTTCATGCCCAATTGTAACTTGCCCAGCACCCAATACTACGACTAGTCCTTTGATATGCGACTGTACAACAACCCCTGTTGCAG CGACGTGCCCCACTACAACCGCACCGCCAGCGGATTCTACGGTCCACttcgaaaaacaacaatatgCGTCTGAAATCTTAGAAAATTCTCCGGTGAACACCTTTATTGTCGAGCTAAGTGCCACGACCACCACGTCCAATGAAAAACCGGAATACAGTTTGGAAA aaggttacgacgcaaaatattttcaagttgatCCCAAAACGGGAATTGTCACGACCGCCCAATCTCTTCCAGTCGGCGATTACCTTGTGGACGCCATCGCTCAAATTCCTAGCGGTGACAAGGATCGTGCTCGG ATCGTCATCTCGGTGGTTGCGGGGATCTCGTGCAATGGGACCCAGTTCGGCTCGCCTCTCTACGACTTCCCGGTTGCGGAACGCACGACAGGAATAGTCGGTCACGTTGATTTGCGATCGACCGATACCAATACTGACGACTACACCCTGTCTATCAGTTCGTGCAGCCCCCCGTCCATGACAG attCTTTCGACGTCAACCAAAATGGAGACGTAGTTGTTGTGAGTCCGTTCAATTGGACAAACGACAGGACGCGCATCGTTCTGACAATATCGGCCGAAAATCTAGTCAATGCTAGGATGACCCCCATTTCGACTATCGTCAACATCGACGTGTTGGATATCAACGAAGCGCCGCAATTCACCAGTTACGGTTCTTCTCTCCTGATTGGCTATCCGGACCGGACCTATTTCGATCCTTCTGTCCAAATGCCACTCATCACAGTCAAA GCGTACGATGGTGACCAAGTAGAAAATGCCACTCTGACTTATCACGTCATGAACGAATTCGAAGTCTTCGACATGGATTTGCTGGCAGGTTCTCTGTTTGTCAAAGGCGTCGATACTTTAAATTGGGAAACGAGCCGCACCGTTCAAATCGCCGCCAGGGATAAACACGGTCTGCAGGGGACTCTCAACATAACT GTCAAACCGTTGAGCGATAATTTCATCACGCTAATGAATGCCAAAAGTCAATCAGATTCCCTGACAGATGAGACGGTGGCCACTGATATGAGCCGCATTCTCGGGTGTCAGGTAGTCGTGTTACGTATGGAAAAGAGTCCCGCACTTTCTGCTCGTGTCACGCCATCAGCACTCGAAGGTTACAACTACAAAATAACTCTTTACGCCCTTAATAAAACGACATTTATCACGAGAGACGAATTCACTCA aaaattcaatcaagCAAATGTTGCGGGATTAAACTGGACCGTGGACGAGAATTTAGGTCTTTCTGCCCCGCAAGAATACCAAGTCGAATCGAAGATCGACACCTTGTCTCAAGAAGTGCAAAGTTACACGATCGCCACCGCCGTCTTGGGCGCATTGCTCGGCTTGGCCCTGGTTGCCGTCGTCGTCTACTTGGTTTACGTCAAGAAATT CAAGGCGGAACGTCCTTGGAGCAAAGCTGTCGGAGCCGCATCATTGGACGTAGACAAGAAACACTGGGACCAGCGATC GTTTGCTCGATCGAGCGTTCAAGATGATGAAGCATCCGAAGGGCAGGTCGATATCTACAACAG GGAATTTTATGGGGAAACCTTCAAAGCTTCATCGACACCCGTCATTCGCTTCAGTATAGAAAAACCTGTTGTTGATAAAACTGTGCAACCGACTCAGACAAAGACTGTCGAAGAGGAAGCGTACTGTCCACCGACCCCACTGCCGAAGAAAAGCATTTTAAAAGATCCGAACAGCACCACGGATAAGAGCAGcaaacag AAAACGAATGTCGAGAGCAAGTTAGAGGACACTGCTGGCGTCAAGTTCAGTCCGACTCCGGAAGTGATTCAAGTGGCGGCAACAGCGTCTGAAATCCAAGAGGTTGACCTCGATAAGAGCaacaaagacgacgacgacgacgagttctTGATTGAAGAGTTCtaa
- the LOC124209829 gene encoding mucin-5AC-like isoform X1 translates to MKSDAYVLVTGLMIAALASLPEVQSQDCVFISEMQVIIPSGETESVTIDETEQKDKVILSLTTSSGNVSCLDEGTPFSKYIEYLHTANTNLKFSIKKEIGDDLDDGNVNKEGVLLGRCTLSCPQVTVPTLLFIAVTITPVNTQSPKFNASSVELTLDENFPKGLDFSYLIVEALGGPLTVSDKDLPSQNLKFGVSDERFKVLENETKRTEYNDTQGYLRFTYEPRIAVKSQLNSSESPITFNLIATDTGNPSKESLFPITVNIVPQDVRDPEFEKPYYTSAIPDSSFTGILPVKPNILARDGDTIIDIQLRYEIVDKGGLNVKLKNTQPDKGVPIEIELTTAVEGTPTDKMRYIVIKAIQTDDDSRSETVALAVELPQAVVTTTTITSTLATCPPPTCPTSTTPSETTTTPSCTTPITTPTTQQTCASCPPCTTVSTDISTSCPTFDPTTDCPTGSPTSDTVSPLTTDLVQTTTVNPTSTSPNSPTTNNPNVSTTTICMTTYSTTETGTSSSSNCPACPVTTESVTTCPTECPTCPSECPTTPECLTTQTECPTYPTVPTTCPTIACPTENTPVTSSPTTPSPPTSTDSTSCPIVTCPAPNTTTSPLICDCTTTPVAATCPTTTAPPADSTVHFEKQQYASEILENSPVNTFIVELSATTTTSNEKPEYSLEKGYDAKYFQVDPKTGIVTTAQSLPVGDYLVDAIAQIPSGDKDRARIVISVVAGISCNGTQFGSPLYDFPVAERTTGIVGHVDLRSTDTNTDDYTLSISSCSPPSMTDSFDVNQNGDVVVVSPFNWTNDRTRIVLTISAENLVNARMTPISTIVNIDVLDINEAPQFTSYGSSLLIGYPDRTYFDPSVQMPLITVKAYDGDQVENATLTYHVMNEFEVFDMDLLAGSLFVKGVDTLNWETSRTVQIAARDKHGLQGTLNITVKPLSDNFITLMNAKSQSDSLTDETVATDMSRILGCQVVVLRMEKSPALSARVTPSALEGYNYKITLYALNKTTFITRDEFTQKFNQANVAGLNWTVDENLGLSAPQEYQVESKIDTLSQEVQSYTIATAVLGALLGLALVAVVVYLVYVKKFKAERPWSKAVGAASLDVDKKHWDQRSFARSSVQDDEASEGQVDIYNREFYGETFKASSTPVIRFSIEKPVVDKTVQPTQTKTVEEEAYCPPTPLPKKSILKDPNSTTDKSSKQKTNVESKLEDTAGVKFSPTPEVIQVAATASEIQEVDLDKSNKDDDDDEFLIEEF, encoded by the exons atgAAAAGTGACGCTTACGTTTTGGTAACGGGACTGATGATTGCTGCCCTCGCCAGTCTGCCGGAAGTCCAGTCTCAAG ATTGCGTTTTCATTTCTGAGATGCAGGTCATAATACCGTCGGGAGAGACGGAGAGTGTGACAATCGATGAAACTGaacaaaaagacaaagttATTTTGAGTCTAACAACTTCTTCTGGAA ACGTTAGTTGCTTGGATGAAGGAACTCCTTTCTCTAAATATATTGAATATTTGCACACTGCAAATACCAATTTGAAATTCTccataaaaaaggaaattggtgACGACCTTGACGACGGCAACGTAAATAAG GAAGGGGTATTGCTAGGACGGTGTACACTGTCCTGTCCCCAAGTAACCGTCCCCACCTTATTATTT ATCGCTGTCACCATTACTCCTGTAAATACCCAATCGCCAAAGTTCAATGCCAGTTCAGTAGAATTGACTTTGGACGAAAATTTTCCTAAAGGGTTAGACTTTAGTTATCTAATTGTTGAAGCCCTTGGTGGACCGCTTACCGTCTCTGACAAAGATCTCCCTTCTCAAAATCTTAAATTTGGTGTCAGCGATGAGCGATTCAAAGTATTGGAGAACGAGACGAAACGCACAGAGTACAATGATACGCAAGGCTATCTACGATTCACGTATGAGCCTCGCATTGCTGTCAAGTCACAGTTAAATTCGTCTGAAAGTCCAATTACATTCAACTTAATTGCAACG GACACAGGGAATCCTTCAAAGGAAAGTCTATTCCCCATTACAGTGAATATAGTTCCTCAAGATGTCCGTGATCCCGAGTTTGAAAAGCCCTATTATACGTCCGCCATCCCGGATTCTTCA TTCACAGGAATTCTTCCGGTAAAACCTAATATTCTCGCTAGAGACGGAGATACAATAATCGACATCCAACTACGTTATGAAATTGTCGATAAAG gTGGGCTCAAcgttaaactaaaaaacacgCAACCCGATAAAGGAGTTCCcatagaaattgaattaactaCAGCAGTGGAAGGAACACCAACCGACAAAATGCGATACATCGTGATTAAA GCAATACAAACCGATGATGACAGTCGGTCCGAAACGGTCGCCCTTGCCGTCGAACTTCCACAAGCCGTGGTAACTACGACTACGATAACGTCAACGTTGGCAACTTGCCCACCACCAACTTGCCCGACGTCTACCACACCAAGTGAGACTACGACTACACCATCGTGTACAACTCCGATTACTACTCCTACCACCCAACAAACTTGTGCATCCTGTCCGCCGTGCACCACAGTATCTACCGACATCTCAACATCCTGCCCGACATTCGATCCGACTACTGACTGTCCAACAGGTAGCCCAACCAGCGACACAGTTTCCCCATTGACGACCGATCTTGTACAGACTACTACCGTAAATCCAACCTCAACATCTCCAAACAGTCCCACAACCAATAACCCTAATGTTTCCACAACCACTATATGCATGACTACTTATTCAACTACCGAAACAG GTACTAGCAGTAGTAGCAATTGTCCGGCTTGTCCGGTAACAACCGAGTCGGTAACAACCTGTCCGACAGAGTGCCCAACCTGTCCGTCAGAGTGCCCAACTACTCCAGAGTGTTTAACCACTCAGACAGAGTGTCCAACCTATCCAACAGTTCCGACAACGTGTCCAACGATTGCGTGTCCAACAGAAAATACCCCCGTTACATCTTCACCTACTACACCAAGCCCACCGACCAGTACAG ATTCAACTTCATGCCCAATTGTAACTTGCCCAGCACCCAATACTACGACTAGTCCTTTGATATGCGACTGTACAACAACCCCTGTTGCAG CGACGTGCCCCACTACAACCGCACCGCCAGCGGATTCTACGGTCCACttcgaaaaacaacaatatgCGTCTGAAATCTTAGAAAATTCTCCGGTGAACACCTTTATTGTCGAGCTAAGTGCCACGACCACCACGTCCAATGAAAAACCGGAATACAGTTTGGAAA aaggttacgacgcaaaatattttcaagttgatCCCAAAACGGGAATTGTCACGACCGCCCAATCTCTTCCAGTCGGCGATTACCTTGTGGACGCCATCGCTCAAATTCCTAGCGGTGACAAGGATCGTGCTCGG ATCGTCATCTCGGTGGTTGCGGGGATCTCGTGCAATGGGACCCAGTTCGGCTCGCCTCTCTACGACTTCCCGGTTGCGGAACGCACGACAGGAATAGTCGGTCACGTTGATTTGCGATCGACCGATACCAATACTGACGACTACACCCTGTCTATCAGTTCGTGCAGCCCCCCGTCCATGACAG attCTTTCGACGTCAACCAAAATGGAGACGTAGTTGTTGTGAGTCCGTTCAATTGGACAAACGACAGGACGCGCATCGTTCTGACAATATCGGCCGAAAATCTAGTCAATGCTAGGATGACCCCCATTTCGACTATCGTCAACATCGACGTGTTGGATATCAACGAAGCGCCGCAATTCACCAGTTACGGTTCTTCTCTCCTGATTGGCTATCCGGACCGGACCTATTTCGATCCTTCTGTCCAAATGCCACTCATCACAGTCAAA GCGTACGATGGTGACCAAGTAGAAAATGCCACTCTGACTTATCACGTCATGAACGAATTCGAAGTCTTCGACATGGATTTGCTGGCAGGTTCTCTGTTTGTCAAAGGCGTCGATACTTTAAATTGGGAAACGAGCCGCACCGTTCAAATCGCCGCCAGGGATAAACACGGTCTGCAGGGGACTCTCAACATAACT GTCAAACCGTTGAGCGATAATTTCATCACGCTAATGAATGCCAAAAGTCAATCAGATTCCCTGACAGATGAGACGGTGGCCACTGATATGAGCCGCATTCTCGGGTGTCAGGTAGTCGTGTTACGTATGGAAAAGAGTCCCGCACTTTCTGCTCGTGTCACGCCATCAGCACTCGAAGGTTACAACTACAAAATAACTCTTTACGCCCTTAATAAAACGACATTTATCACGAGAGACGAATTCACTCA aaaattcaatcaagCAAATGTTGCGGGATTAAACTGGACCGTGGACGAGAATTTAGGTCTTTCTGCCCCGCAAGAATACCAAGTCGAATCGAAGATCGACACCTTGTCTCAAGAAGTGCAAAGTTACACGATCGCCACCGCCGTCTTGGGCGCATTGCTCGGCTTGGCCCTGGTTGCCGTCGTCGTCTACTTGGTTTACGTCAAGAAATT CAAGGCGGAACGTCCTTGGAGCAAAGCTGTCGGAGCCGCATCATTGGACGTAGACAAGAAACACTGGGACCAGCGATC GTTTGCTCGATCGAGCGTTCAAGATGATGAAGCATCCGAAGGGCAGGTCGATATCTACAACAG GGAATTTTATGGGGAAACCTTCAAAGCTTCATCGACACCCGTCATTCGCTTCAGTATAGAAAAACCTGTTGTTGATAAAACTGTGCAACCGACTCAGACAAAGACTGTCGAAGAGGAAGCGTACTGTCCACCGACCCCACTGCCGAAGAAAAGCATTTTAAAAGATCCGAACAGCACCACGGATAAGAGCAGcaaacag AAAACGAATGTCGAGAGCAAGTTAGAGGACACTGCTGGCGTCAAGTTCAGTCCGACTCCGGAAGTGATTCAAGTGGCGGCAACAGCGTCTGAAATCCAAGAGGTTGACCTCGATAAGAGCaacaaagacgacgacgacgacgagttctTGATTGAAGAGTTCtaa